The following are encoded in a window of Gloeocapsa sp. DLM2.Bin57 genomic DNA:
- a CDS encoding AAA family ATPase: MLSDVIEYFGFKKELDHLGYFETDEQKNLFKELNYVIRQGRLIALSGMVGSGKTTTLQSLISHLKLSKEVMVSCSLAVDKNRVNLGTLITALFYDLSTEKELKLPTQPEQRERKLLALIQKCRKPVVLIVDDAHNLHPQTLVGLKSLIELVRHNQGKLSVLLAGHPKLKNDLRRPTLEEIGARANVFSLEGIRGHQKEYIEWILHNSSDSECPVTDFLTEEAYQFLADSLVTPLQIEQYLSLAFEAAYRVATKPVTKEILQGVLAHGLDDLEPRLIRQGYNVKVLSELLNLPSRQVRSFLYGQLPPGQTQDLREQMLKLGIPLLAS, encoded by the coding sequence ATGTTAAGTGATGTCATAGAGTATTTTGGTTTTAAGAAGGAACTTGACCATTTGGGTTATTTTGAAACCGATGAACAGAAGAATCTGTTTAAAGAGTTGAATTATGTGATTCGTCAAGGGCGACTCATTGCCTTATCGGGGATGGTAGGTTCAGGAAAAACTACGACTCTCCAGAGTTTAATTAGCCATTTGAAACTTTCTAAAGAGGTAATGGTGTCTTGTTCTCTGGCGGTAGATAAAAATCGGGTTAATTTAGGCACTTTGATTACGGCTTTATTTTATGACCTGTCGACTGAAAAAGAGTTGAAATTGCCTACGCAACCAGAACAAAGGGAGCGTAAATTGTTGGCTTTAATCCAAAAATGTCGTAAACCAGTGGTCTTAATTGTGGATGATGCCCATAATCTTCATCCTCAAACTCTGGTGGGTTTGAAAAGTTTAATTGAATTAGTCCGTCATAATCAAGGTAAACTCTCTGTTTTGTTAGCTGGACATCCGAAATTGAAAAATGACCTTAGGCGACCAACTTTAGAGGAAATTGGGGCTAGAGCTAATGTTTTCTCTTTGGAGGGGATTAGAGGGCATCAAAAAGAGTATATTGAATGGATTTTGCATAACAGCAGTGATAGTGAGTGTCCGGTGACGGATTTTTTAACTGAGGAAGCTTATCAATTTTTGGCTGACTCTTTGGTGACACCTTTACAAATTGAGCAATATTTAAGTTTGGCTTTTGAAGCGGCTTATCGGGTGGCGACTAAACCTGTGACGAAGGAGATTTTACAAGGGGTTTTGGCACACGGTTTGGATGATTTAGAACCGAGATTAATTCGACAAGGTTATAACGTGAAGGTGTTGTCGGAATTGTTAAATCTGCCATCTCGTCAGGTGCGTTCTTTTTTGTATGGTCAATTACCGCCGGGGCAAACTCAAGATTTGAGAGAACAAATGTTGAAGTTAGGGATTCCTCTGTTGGCGAGTTGA
- a CDS encoding helix-turn-helix domain-containing protein — MPTEALMDLQQRLGQLPARCGERRQIIQEVAHLYGVSEHTIYRALRERNQLHSTKRADSGQPRVIHRRELERYCEVIAALKIRTTNRKGRHLSTNQAIRLLEEHGIDTTEGHLQAPEGLLKRATINRYLKQWGYDHHTLLRQPPAVRFEATQSNQCWHFDLSPSDLKHLQNLPEWASGKGRPLLMLYSVVDDRSGVAYQEYHQVYGENVEAALRFLFAAMSAKTVENFPFQGIPKMLYMDNGPITRSLVFQKVMGLLGIEVKTHLPAGKDGTRVTARSKGKVERPFRTVKEMHETLYHLHEPETEAEANAWLMRFLVHYNNQSHRHESHSRMEDWLENLSDEGLRQMCSWERFCTFAREPERRKVGIDARVSVEGVFYEVDPNLAGETVILWWGLFDNELYVEYQEQRYGPYNPVGAPIPLHRYRTFQKTVRQKRFERIEILAKQLALPSSAIGVVSLPISEPKVIEFPRQQFVDPDPFQELVFKSELAAKQAIADYLGRPLAKLTPEQMTEINGILEKTWDKKEVMSQIKAYFEGKASC; from the coding sequence ATCCCCACCGAAGCCCTCATGGATCTCCAGCAAAGATTAGGACAACTTCCGGCACGTTGTGGCGAACGCCGCCAAATTATCCAAGAAGTAGCACACCTCTACGGCGTATCCGAACATACCATTTATCGTGCTTTGAGAGAAAGAAACCAACTCCATAGTACCAAAAGAGCAGACAGTGGACAGCCTAGAGTCATACACCGAAGGGAATTAGAACGTTATTGTGAAGTAATCGCCGCCTTAAAAATTCGTACCACCAACCGCAAAGGAAGACATCTATCAACAAATCAAGCAATCCGGTTACTAGAAGAACACGGGATTGATACCACAGAAGGACATCTGCAAGCTCCAGAAGGACTCTTAAAAAGAGCCACCATCAATCGTTATCTCAAGCAATGGGGCTATGACCATCATACCCTGTTAAGGCAACCACCTGCTGTGAGATTTGAAGCCACCCAAAGTAATCAATGTTGGCATTTTGATTTAAGCCCCTCTGACCTCAAACATCTCCAAAATTTACCAGAATGGGCATCGGGTAAAGGTCGTCCCCTTCTAATGCTTTATAGCGTCGTAGATGACCGTAGTGGAGTGGCTTATCAAGAATACCATCAAGTCTATGGCGAGAATGTGGAAGCAGCTTTACGTTTCCTCTTTGCTGCCATGTCTGCCAAGACAGTGGAGAACTTTCCCTTTCAGGGGATTCCCAAGATGCTGTATATGGATAATGGTCCAATTACTCGCAGTCTGGTCTTTCAGAAGGTAATGGGATTACTCGGAATTGAAGTCAAAACCCATTTACCCGCCGGAAAAGATGGTACAAGAGTCACCGCTCGGTCAAAAGGGAAGGTAGAGCGTCCTTTTCGCACCGTCAAAGAGATGCACGAAACCCTCTATCACCTTCATGAACCTGAAACGGAAGCCGAGGCTAACGCTTGGTTAATGCGGTTTTTAGTGCATTATAACAACCAATCCCATCGCCATGAATCTCATTCTCGCATGGAAGATTGGTTAGAAAATTTATCCGATGAAGGCTTACGTCAAATGTGCAGTTGGGAGCGGTTTTGCACCTTTGCCCGTGAACCAGAGCGTCGGAAGGTAGGAATTGATGCTAGGGTAAGCGTAGAAGGGGTTTTTTATGAAGTTGACCCCAATTTAGCGGGAGAAACGGTGATTTTATGGTGGGGTCTATTTGATAATGAACTGTATGTGGAGTATCAAGAACAGCGCTATGGTCCTTATAATCCTGTGGGTGCGCCCATTCCTCTCCATCGTTACCGTACTTTCCAGAAAACTGTCCGTCAAAAACGGTTTGAGCGTATTGAAATTTTAGCTAAACAACTAGCGTTACCATCTTCGGCGATTGGCGTGGTCTCTTTACCGATTTCTGAGCCAAAAGTGATTGAATTTCCCCGTCAACAGTTTGTTGACCCAGATCCTTTTCAAGAATTGGTCTTTAAAAGCGAATTGGCAGCTAAACAAGCTATTGCCGACTATTTAGGACGACCTCTAGCTAAATTAACTCCTGAACAAATGACTGAGATTAATGGCATTTTAGAGAAAACTTGGGACAAAAAGGAAGTTATGAGCCAAATTAAAGCCTATTTTGAGGGGAAAGCCTCATGTTAA
- a CDS encoding resolvase: MVVYAYLRVSTDHQDVANQRHGILEYANSKGIASVKFIEETISGRSPWRERAIGQLLTNTAQNGDVVIFAEISRMARSTLQVLEMLECCLQKGIIVHLAKQNLVMAEDIQSRIASTVLGLAAEIEREFISIRTKEALAKLKTEGKSLGRPKGKRSAKLKLDQYESEIRGYLAKGISKRSIAKLIECSPSTLYDWLARRKIHPYSGGEI, from the coding sequence ATGGTTGTTTATGCCTATTTACGAGTGTCCACAGACCACCAAGACGTTGCTAATCAGCGTCATGGCATCTTGGAATACGCCAATAGCAAAGGTATAGCATCTGTAAAATTTATTGAAGAAACAATCTCGGGGCGAAGTCCTTGGCGTGAAAGGGCTATAGGTCAATTATTAACAAACACTGCACAAAACGGAGATGTGGTCATTTTTGCTGAAATTAGTCGGATGGCTCGTTCCACCCTTCAAGTCTTAGAAATGCTAGAATGCTGTCTCCAAAAAGGGATTATTGTGCATCTTGCCAAACAAAATCTGGTCATGGCTGAAGACATCCAAAGTCGTATTGCCTCTACCGTCTTAGGGTTAGCCGCTGAAATCGAGCGCGAATTTATTTCCATCCGAACCAAGGAAGCACTGGCGAAACTAAAAACTGAAGGTAAATCATTAGGTCGCCCAAAAGGAAAAAGGTCAGCTAAACTGAAATTAGATCAATACGAGTCAGAAATTCGAGGCTATTTAGCCAAAGGCATTAGTAAACGCTCCATTGCCAAATTAATCGAATGTTCCCCTTCAACTCTGTATGACTGGTTAGCTCGCAGGAAAATTCACCCCTATTCTGGTGGGGAAATATGA